A stretch of the Dyella telluris genome encodes the following:
- a CDS encoding DUF1254 domain-containing protein yields the protein MASRILMSAVVVATLFTGSTVDAATSHRPSASPADAKALQQRHIERRAVEAVIWGMPAVNFQLMLDAFTAMGGSANQVVYWSRPVNWKDQTLTPNPDTIYLTPFYDTRNGPVVLEIPPEGDGSITGSVDTGWQNPLEDVGPAGADKGKGGKYLILPPGYKDPVPDGYIALPSETYQGFALLRSNLRSGSDADIASAVAYGKRVKFYPLPKAGAAPAETRFVDAYDKPYEATIPYDARFFDALNRFVQVEPWLSRDKAMIDTLASIGIVKGTAGDALAANKAAFDKATEEAHALIESWTEQVFIPPFYAGTHWALPASPKVVEGASTTFADPNSYPVDGRAVSYSLAYFSAKHLGAGQFYLMTIKDKDGNRMGAGKTYRLHVPAHPPVQLYWSATAYDGDTHALIRDTRWSSRGSNTPGLQKNADGSVDLYFGPAALAGKESNWVPTSPHGQFEVLFRFYGPEKSFFEKAWQLPDPQILK from the coding sequence GTCGTGGTAGCAACGCTTTTCACTGGATCGACGGTGGATGCGGCGACCTCCCACCGGCCATCGGCCTCACCGGCCGATGCGAAGGCGCTACAGCAGCGCCACATCGAGCGGCGGGCGGTGGAAGCCGTTATCTGGGGCATGCCGGCGGTGAACTTCCAGCTGATGCTGGATGCTTTTACCGCCATGGGCGGCAGCGCGAACCAGGTGGTTTACTGGTCCAGGCCGGTGAACTGGAAAGACCAGACGCTGACGCCGAATCCGGACACCATTTACCTCACGCCGTTCTACGACACGCGCAACGGCCCGGTGGTGCTTGAAATCCCGCCGGAGGGCGATGGCTCGATCACCGGCAGCGTGGATACGGGCTGGCAGAATCCGCTGGAAGACGTGGGCCCCGCCGGGGCCGACAAGGGCAAGGGCGGCAAGTACCTGATTCTTCCGCCCGGTTACAAAGACCCGGTGCCGGACGGCTATATCGCCCTGCCATCCGAGACCTATCAAGGCTTTGCCTTGCTCCGCTCGAACCTCAGGAGCGGCAGCGACGCCGATATTGCCAGCGCAGTGGCCTATGGCAAGCGCGTCAAGTTTTATCCGCTGCCCAAAGCGGGCGCTGCTCCGGCGGAAACCCGTTTTGTCGATGCCTACGACAAGCCGTACGAAGCGACCATTCCCTATGACGCGCGCTTCTTCGATGCACTCAACCGCTTTGTGCAAGTGGAACCCTGGCTGTCCCGTGACAAGGCGATGATCGACACGCTGGCGTCCATCGGCATCGTGAAGGGAACGGCGGGCGACGCACTGGCTGCCAACAAGGCGGCCTTTGACAAGGCCACCGAGGAAGCTCACGCGCTGATTGAATCCTGGACCGAGCAGGTATTCATTCCGCCGTTTTACGCGGGAACCCACTGGGCCTTGCCTGCGTCACCCAAGGTGGTGGAAGGCGCGAGCACTACCTTCGCCGATCCGAATAGCTATCCGGTGGACGGGCGGGCCGTGAGTTACTCGCTGGCTTACTTTTCCGCGAAGCATCTGGGGGCGGGTCAGTTCTACTTGATGACCATCAAGGACAAGGACGGCAATCGCATGGGTGCTGGCAAGACCTATCGCCTGCACGTGCCGGCCCATCCACCCGTCCAGCTCTATTGGTCCGCCACTGCCTATGACGGCGACACCCATGCGCTGATCCGTGACACGCGCTGGTCCAGCCGGGGATCGAATACGCCGGGGCTGCAAAAGAACGCGGACGGATCGGTGGATCTGTACTTCGGGCCGGCCGCGCTGGCCGGCAAAGAGAGCAACTGGGTTCCCACCAGCCCCCATGGGCAGTTCGAGGTGCTGTTCCGCTTTTACGGGCCGGAAAAGTCGTTCTTCGAAAAGGCCTGGCAACTGCCGGACCCCCAGATTCTGAAGTAA